Below is a genomic region from Flavobacterium ginsengisoli.
TTTTAAGCTTTACTGTATCCTGAACTTTGCTTCATCAAATTATAACAATTAAAAAATAATAATCATGAAAACAATTTTTATCACAGGTGCATCATCAGGTTTAGGAAAAGCAACAGCAAAATTATTCCACGAAAAAGGATGGAATGTAATTGCAACCATGAGAACTCCTGAAAAAGAAACAGAACTTTCTCAATTAAAAAATGTAACGCTTTTACCTTTAGACGTTACCAACTACGATCAAATTCAAACTACTGTGGAAAAAGCACTTAAATTAAGCGACATTGATATCGTTTTCAACAATGCTGGTTATGGATTAATTGGCCCTTTGGAAAGTTTAACAGATGATCAAATCACAAAACAATTAAATACTAATTTATTGGGAGTAATCAGAGTTACAAATGCATTCATTCCGTATTTCAGAGAAAGAAAAAACGGTTTATTCATTTCAACGACTTCTATCGGTGGATTGATCGCTTTTCCTTTAGGATCAATCTATCACGCAACAAAATGGGGATTAGAAGGCTGGAGCGAAAGTATGGCTTATGAATTAAATCCTTTTGGAGTACATATTAAAACCGTTTCTCCAGGCGGCATTAAAACTGAGTTTTTACACGGTTCTCTTGATACGGCGACAAAATCTGAATACGAAGCGATGACCAACAGCATGTTTGCAAGTGTTGACACGATGTTTGAAATGGCATCAACTCCAGAACAAATTGCCGGTGTGGTTTATGAAGCCGCAACCGACGGTAAAAATCAATTAAGATATGTTGCTGGCGAAGATGCAAAAGCGCTTTACAAACAAAGATTAGAATTAGGCGCAGAAACTTTTCGTACCGAATTTGGAAAACAATTCTTTGGAGAATAATTATTTCTAATAAAACTATCCAAAATATTGAACATTCTTTTATTACGCTCCAACGGAGCAAAATTATGTATAGAAATTCAATAATCCAGATACAAAAGAGCTCCAGCGGAGCGAAATATTTATCGCAATGAATATGTCGCTCCGCTGGAGCTTTGTTCTCAATAATAAACATGATTTCTATAAATATTTCGCTTCTCCGAAGCTGATTTTAGTCTATCAAATTTTCATACTTTTATATCATGGAAAGAAAAAACAATAATCCAGAAAAAATCTCTTCTATATCTCAGTTTCACGATCTGCTTCAACTTCCAAAACCGCTTCATCCGATGGTGAGTTTGGTAGACAATACACAGTTGGTTATAAATGAAAATTTAGCGAATCATGCCTTTTTACTTGATTTTTATAAGATCTCTTATAAGTTTTCTACCAAAGGAAAAATGGGCTACGGTCAAGGCTATTATGATTTCAACGAAGGCGGACTTATGTTTGCTTCCCCAACTCAATTAATTTTTACTGAAAATGAAGAAGGCGTTGAATATGGCGGTTATACACTTTTATTTCATCCTGATTTTATTCGTAATTATCCTTTAGGAAAAAGCATCAAAAAATATGGCTTCTTTTCTTATGATACCAATGAAGCTCTGCACCTTTCAGACAGTGAAAAAACAATTATTATTGGATTATTACAAAGCATAGAAAACGAACTCAATACCGCAATTGATGAAATGAGTCAGGATGTGATCGTTTCTTACATTGATGTTCTCTTGAATTACAGCAATCGTTTTTACAAACGCCAATTTATTACCAGAAAAACCATCAGTAACGATTTATTATTAAAAGTCGAAGAAACTCTGGATAACTATATTAGCAATGCAGAAACCTTAAAAAGAGGATTGCCAACAGTAGAATTTCTGGCATCGCAGATTAATGTTTCAAGTCATTATCTCAGCGATATGCTTCGTAATTTAACTGGGTTAAATGCGCAACAGCATATCCATTCGAAATTAATAGAAAAATCAAAAGATTTCTTGATTACGACCAATCTTTCAGTGGCAGAAATTGCTTATCAATTAGGTTTTGAGTATCCTCAGTCATTTAGTAAATTATTCAAAAAGAAAACCAGTCTTACTCCATTAGAATTTAAAAATTCATTGAATTAATCTTTAAAAATACTGCTCTCAAAAAATCAATTTCTGCTTCAAAAAATCATAAAATTTTAAAAAAATACACTTCTTGGATGTCGTAGTATTTTGATGTTTTATTGAATCTAAATAACGTCCGAAAAACTCCTTTAAAAGCCGCAAAAAACCTAAAAAACATGCTTTTTACAAAGATTTTAAAACTAACAATTATTACTATTTTTATCTAATTTGTTAGATTTTTTCAATTAAATCCTTATATTTTATAGTGATTTTAAGATAAATTTGCAAACTATTAAAACAAAAAACAAACAAGGAAAATTAAAGCCGAAAAAGAAAAAGTAAATTAGTTTCTTCATCATTTTTCTTTCAAAATTTAATACCAAAAAGCGGTTTCGCAATTTGGAAATTAGTTTGGGTATCGTATATAATGAAATATTGAAATTGACGCTTTTTTATCTTTTTTTACTTTTGTTTTGCTATTATAATGAACAGGAAATTGCTGTGGTTATAGAAATTACAATTTAAAAAAATAAAAAATGAGTAAGACATTATTTGACAAAGTATGGGATTCACATGTTGTGCGTAAAATTGAAGATGGGCCAGATGTGTTTTTTATTGACCGCCATTTCATTCATGAAGTTACGAGTCCTGTTGCTTTTTTAGGATTAAAATCAAGAGGCGTTAACGTTTTATACCCACAACGTACTTTTGCAACTGCAGACCACAATACACCAACCATAAACCAACATTTACCAGTACAAGATCCACTTTCTGCTAATCAGCTTCAGGCACTTGAAGACAATGCAAACGAATACGGAATTTCGCACTGGGGATTAGGTCACCAAAAAAATGGAATTGTACACGTAGTAGGTCCTGAAAACGGAATTACTTTGCCAGGTGCTACTATTGTATGTGGAGATTCACATACGTCTACTCACGGTGCTTTTGGAGCTATTGCTTTTGGTATCGGAACATCTGAGGTTGAAATGGTGCTTTCTACGCAATGTATTATGCGACCTAAACCAAAGAAAATGCGTATTAACGTAAACGGTAAATTAAGCAAAGGTGTTGGTCCAAAAGACGTTGCACTTTATATTATTGCTCAATTAACTACTTCTGGAGGAACAGGTTATTTTGTTGAATATGCTGGTGATGTATTCGAAAACATGACTATGGAAGGCCGTATGACAGTTTGTAACTTAAGTATCGAAATGGGTGCTCGTGGAGGAATGATTGCTCCTGACCAAACTACTTTTGATTTCTTAGAAGGAAGACTTTATGCTCCAAAAGGAGAAGCTTGGACTAAAGCTGTTGAATACTGGAAAACTCTTAAAACAGATGCTGATGCTGTATTTGATGCTGAATTAAACATCAAAGCTGAAGATATTGAACCAATGATTACTTACGGTACTAACCCAGGAATGGGAATTGGTATCACAAAACATATCCCAAGTGCAAACCAAGTTGAAGGTGGTGAGGAAACTTACAAAAAATCTTTAGCTTATATGGGCTTCAACGAAGACGACGTAATGATTGGAAAACAAATCGATTATGTTTTCTTAGGAAGTTGTACAAACGGACGTATTGAAGATTTTAGAGCTTTCGCTGAAATTGTAAAAGGAAGAAAAAAAGCAGATAATGTTACGGCTTGGTTAGTTCCGGGTTCTCACGTTGTTGAAGCACAGATTAAAGAAGAAGGAATTTTAGATATCTTGACTGAAGCGGGGTTTGTATTACGTCAGCCGGGTTGTTCTGCTTGTTTAGCAATGAACGATGATAAAGTTCCTGCTGGTAAATATGCAGTAAGTACTTCAAACAGAAACTTTGAAGGCCGTCAAGGTCCTGGTTCAAGAACGCTTTTAGCTTCTCCAATTATGGCGGCAGCGGCGGCAGTTACTGGAAAATTAACAGACCCTAGAGAGCTGTTCTAGTCAATGACAATTTCAAAAATTCAATAAAATTGCTTTTAGGTTTAATATAGATTCTCAATTTCAGAAAATCTAAAATCTAAAATCCAAAATCTAAAATTAAAATGGCATACGATAAATTTAATATACTTACTAGCAGCGGAGTTCCGTTGCCAATTGAGAACGTAGATACAGATCAAATCATCCCAGCTCGTTTCTTAAAAGCTACAAAACGTGAAGGTTTTGGAGACAACCTTTTTAGAGACTGGAGATATAACGGAGACGATACTCCAAAAGCAGATTTCGTTTTAAATAACCCGACTTACAGTGGAAAAATCCTTGTAGGAGGAAAAAACTTCGGTTCTGGATCTTCTAGAGAACATGCTGCTTGGGCAGTTTACGATTACGGATTTCGTGCTGTAGTTTCTAGTTTCTTTGCTGATATCTTCAAAGGAAACTGTTTGAATATTGGTGTTTTGCCAGTACAAATCAGCCCAGAATTTTTGGAAAATATTTTCAAAGCAATCGAAGCTGATCCTAAAACAGAATTAGAAATCAATCTTCCTGACCAAACTATTACTTTATTGTCAACTGGTCAGCAAGAATCTTTTGCTATCAACGGATACAAAAAGAATAATATGATTAATGGTTTTGACGACATTGATTATTTACAAGATATGAAAGAAGATATTAAGGCTTTCGCTGATAAACTTCCTTACTAAAAAATCAGGTTCAGTCCTATGAGACCCGACAGGTTTTTGAAACCTGTCGGGTCTTTATAAGTTAAATAAAAATACTTCCAAAAAAATGAACGACAACAGCATTGTTTTACCAAAATTTTATTCGGAAATCAAAAGTGATTCTGAGAAAATTTCGTTTTCAATGCCGTCCGATTTACAAACGGGAAGTTTTCTTAGAACATTATCAGCAACAAAAAAAGATGGTCATTTTTTAGAGTTAGGAACTGGAACTGGATTATCTCTTGCATGGTTGATTGAGGGAATGGGAGAAAACTCAAGCTTGATTTCAATTGATAATACAGCAGAATATCAAGATATTG
It encodes:
- a CDS encoding SDR family oxidoreductase translates to MKTIFITGASSGLGKATAKLFHEKGWNVIATMRTPEKETELSQLKNVTLLPLDVTNYDQIQTTVEKALKLSDIDIVFNNAGYGLIGPLESLTDDQITKQLNTNLLGVIRVTNAFIPYFRERKNGLFISTTSIGGLIAFPLGSIYHATKWGLEGWSESMAYELNPFGVHIKTVSPGGIKTEFLHGSLDTATKSEYEAMTNSMFASVDTMFEMASTPEQIAGVVYEAATDGKNQLRYVAGEDAKALYKQRLELGAETFRTEFGKQFFGE
- a CDS encoding helix-turn-helix domain-containing protein — its product is MERKNNNPEKISSISQFHDLLQLPKPLHPMVSLVDNTQLVINENLANHAFLLDFYKISYKFSTKGKMGYGQGYYDFNEGGLMFASPTQLIFTENEEGVEYGGYTLLFHPDFIRNYPLGKSIKKYGFFSYDTNEALHLSDSEKTIIIGLLQSIENELNTAIDEMSQDVIVSYIDVLLNYSNRFYKRQFITRKTISNDLLLKVEETLDNYISNAETLKRGLPTVEFLASQINVSSHYLSDMLRNLTGLNAQQHIHSKLIEKSKDFLITTNLSVAEIAYQLGFEYPQSFSKLFKKKTSLTPLEFKNSLN
- the leuC gene encoding 3-isopropylmalate dehydratase large subunit, with product MSKTLFDKVWDSHVVRKIEDGPDVFFIDRHFIHEVTSPVAFLGLKSRGVNVLYPQRTFATADHNTPTINQHLPVQDPLSANQLQALEDNANEYGISHWGLGHQKNGIVHVVGPENGITLPGATIVCGDSHTSTHGAFGAIAFGIGTSEVEMVLSTQCIMRPKPKKMRINVNGKLSKGVGPKDVALYIIAQLTTSGGTGYFVEYAGDVFENMTMEGRMTVCNLSIEMGARGGMIAPDQTTFDFLEGRLYAPKGEAWTKAVEYWKTLKTDADAVFDAELNIKAEDIEPMITYGTNPGMGIGITKHIPSANQVEGGEETYKKSLAYMGFNEDDVMIGKQIDYVFLGSCTNGRIEDFRAFAEIVKGRKKADNVTAWLVPGSHVVEAQIKEEGILDILTEAGFVLRQPGCSACLAMNDDKVPAGKYAVSTSNRNFEGRQGPGSRTLLASPIMAAAAAVTGKLTDPRELF
- the leuD gene encoding 3-isopropylmalate dehydratase small subunit, with translation MAYDKFNILTSSGVPLPIENVDTDQIIPARFLKATKREGFGDNLFRDWRYNGDDTPKADFVLNNPTYSGKILVGGKNFGSGSSREHAAWAVYDYGFRAVVSSFFADIFKGNCLNIGVLPVQISPEFLENIFKAIEADPKTELEINLPDQTITLLSTGQQESFAINGYKKNNMINGFDDIDYLQDMKEDIKAFADKLPY